The Haloterrigena turkmenica DSM 5511 genome includes the window CGGCGATTCCCGCGAGGGGCCGCGCCCGGGCGGCCTGGCTGTCGAGCGCGTAGTGGAACGCGAACGGGGTCGCCCAGAGGGAGTCGTGGAACGCACGGAGTTGCGATCGGAACACCGGCGCGACGTTGTGCAGGTCCGGGCCCAGCCCCCACACGCCGCCCGCGAGGACGAGCCACAGGTCCGCCCGTCGGACGCGCTCGTCGTGCAACGCGACCGGCGTCGCGAGGACGAGCAGCAGCGACGCGCCGACGAGGAAGTGGACGATCGCGGGAGCCATGGGGACCGGCCTCGAGGTGGGGTCACTGAGAGTGCGTCGAGAGTGCCCATAACTGTCAAGCGTGCAATGGTAAGCATCGGTCGCGGTGCTATCAGGCTATGACGGCCATCAGAATCCATCATTCTGCCCAATTGATCGGTAATCCAGACGTGCCACGAGCTGTTGTAGGTTCGCGAGCACTCATCTTTTTCAAACCTCTTCCCTAGTCGACACGCCCTGTGACTCCCTGAATGGCCGATGCCAGCCAAGGCTGGCATCAAAGCCCCCTTCTGACACTCGAGAGTAGTTCGTGGCCGGACCGAACGATTGATCCCGATCAGTGGCGGCTGACTGTGACTGTCTTCTGCCGACTACTGGAACCATCATCTAACAGATAAGACTGGTGGCCAACACGGAACTGCGGCGATGACCCAGAGCGAGTGGGTTCTCGATCGGACGTTCCCCCTATGGAGCGTCCGATGGTCAATCCAAATTATATTAACTGAATGAATTTATCCCTGAAGCGATCTCTGGAGATGAAGGCGAGTCAGACTCTCCGTCTGGCTTGTCGCGACTCACGGGGCCGTCTCACAGCGGAACTCGTGGGCATCATCTTCGGTGAGCCTGGTTTAGAGCTCACCGACCAGCGTTGTGAGACTGGGGTTCCGTCTGCTGGGGTGGGCCTTGTTACTTCCTGGTGTGTGACGTGCAGACAGGTCTCAGCCGACATTTATGTATCAACCCGTTGCCGATTCTTCCGGTTATGATGTCCACGAGTAAACAGCGACTAGCGGTGCCAGACGAACTCACGTCACCACAGGCCAAACTCGTCTATTTGGCTCTCTTGGTGCAGGAGAACGCGACCGTAGATGAACTCCAGCAGATGCTGGGACTGCCGAAACTCACGCTACTGCCGCTGCTCACGGCGCTCGTTACAGACGATCTCGCCCGACGCACGGAGGATGGGTATGCCTGCCAGTAAGGCCGTCGCGACGCCGCCAGTGAGACGACTCGTAAACAACCCCATGAGCCGCCCTGAAGACACGGAGTTCGGTCGCTGCGAGGCGACAGCCACGTCGATCGGCGTCGCATCTGCGGACCGTCGGGTTCGCGGCGAAATAGCAGGATAGTATCCGACGCGTCGGAAGCGGATCAGATCGATCTGGTTTACGAGCGCGTAGTATCGGATTGAAGTGTGTTGTACGCTACAACTGTGGGTGCTGGATCGGTTCGGCCGAACTAGGCTGTCTTACGTCGGTCGACCCGTGCCTCTCTTGCTATCCGACCTTTCGATTTCCCTCAACTAGATCGCGACGGGTACGCATCAGACGTAGCGACGACCCAGTTCATACGGTAGTCACGCCCTTCGCGCGCATCACAGTGACTCGTTCGTCATGTGAATCTCATATACAGTTCAAAAACACATTAACAATAGTACAGTTGATCGTCTCCTCCGATCGTACTATCAATGAAATTGGACAGGCAACAGAACTGTGGCTGGATCGACTCGGACAGAGCCAGTGAACTTCAGGAGCGGGGGACGAGTGACGTCTCACCGGTCCTCGACGAGTCGATTCGTCCCACTCGTTCGGACGTCCGCACGATCGACCACCTTGCTACCTGTGCCGTCCCTGGTGCTCGTTCCTGTTGCGTCCCACGGAGTGATTCCCAATGAGCACGTTTGACGAAGGGACCTCCGACGGGCGGAGTTACCACACGGATGATTTCACCGTCGCCATCCATCAACCGAATTATCTGCCCTGGCTCGGCTACTTTCACAAGATCCACCGGTCTGACGTCTTCGTCTTTCTCGACACCGTCGAGTACACGTCGAACTCCTGGATCAACCGTAACAAGATCAAAACGCCCGACGGATGGACATGGCTCACCGTGCCCGTTCGCGGATCCAGCAGGTCGATCGCGGACGCCGAGATCGCCGACGACAGTTGGCGAACCAGTCACGAAAAAAGTCTCCAGCAGAATTACGGGAAAGCCGTGTATTTCGACGAAGTCAGCGAGATCTTCGAGCAGACGTACGCACAGTCGTGGGAATTATTGTGTGAATTGAATATCTTCCTCGTTCGAACCCTCGCGGATCGACTCGGGCTCGAGTGCCGATTCGTCCGCTCGTCGGACCTCGACGTCGATGCGACAAGCAGCGAGCGAATCGTCGACCTCTGTGACGAACTCGGCGCCGATCGGTACTTCTCCGGAACGGGCGCTCGCTCGTACAATGATCGGACGCAGTTCGAGGCGGCGGATATCGCCCTCGAGTATCAGTCCATCGATCACCCGCAGTACGAACAGCGGTTCGGCGACTTCGTCCCAAACTTATCGATCGTTGATGCACTCATGAATCTCGGAGCAGACGGGACGTACGACCTCCTCCACTCGATAACCGACCATGAGTAGCCTCAGCATCGATCCCCTGGATGGGTGGGCTGAAAACTTCAGCTACGACTACTACCGGAAACTGCTCCGGACGCTCCGGACGAACTACGAGGTACGTACGCTCTCGGAGTACCCCGACTGCCGTTCGAACGGGGAGCGCGCGGCGTTCATGCGACACGACATCGACGTCTGCATCGACCGGGCAGTCGAGCTGGCGAAGCTCGAACACGAGTTCGGCGTTCAGTCGACGTATATGGTCATTCCTAATACGCCGTTGTACGACGTTGCCACCGAGCGAGAGCAGCTGTGCGAGATCGCGGAGCTAGGGCACGAAATCGGTCTCCACTGTGCTGTGGACTGGGGAGCAAGCAGTGACTGGGAAGCGGAGGAGACCGGTGAGAGCGGTCTGTCTCACGCGGAACGAACGCAAATCGAAGCCGCTCGGCGTCAGCTGGAATCGATCGGTATCGGGCCTATCACGTCACTTTCGTTCCACCAACCGGTGGACCGAGTACTCGCGGGTCCATCGACGATAGCGGGAATGGTCAACGCCTATAGCGAAGACCTGATGTCGGCGTACATCTCCGACTCCGCCGGCCGGTGGCGCGAGGGAGCACCGATCGAGGGAATAACCAGGCGTGACACAACAGACGTTATGCAGGTGCTGACGCATCCGGTCTGGTGGGCAGCGGAGCACGAACCGCCGACCGAGCGGTTCCTCACTGTAATTGAAACGTTCGATGTGATGAACGAGCGGATGTACGACGAACTCGTCTCGGTCGGTCCGAACCATGACGGCTGGAACGACCAGCTCTCGGTTCGGTCGCTGGAACTCTCAGGCTAACGTCGTTGGTGCGTCCGGGCACCGTCCGTTTTGCGAAACCACTTCAGCGGCCGGTGTCGCCCTGATCGACGACCTCGAGTGACGCCATGGGTCGCCCCCTGAGAGACCGTCTGCAGCTGCGGCAACCTGTAGCGTGGGTACTCGAGCCTGCTTTCGCTTTCGTCCGTGAGCGCGAGCTCGGCTCCCAGCCGTTTCGGTGCGCTTCTTGGTCGAGTCACTGTCGGTGTCAGCACTGTCGACCTCCTCGAGAAGAGGTGTCCTTGCGACACTCGCGGTCGACAGCAGCGTCGAACGCGTCGGACTGTCTCTCGACGACGCCAGTGGCGCAGTCGATCGTCGACCCCGCCGGGTTCGCCTGCTCGGCCCGCCTTGGATACGTCAGTTCGGCGGCCACTCGAGGGGCAGTCGTTACAGCAGCGCAGTCTTTCAGGGGAATTGTTTTTATATTGTGGTGTGATACCACTACACACACTCGCGGGTGACCCGGTAGAACTGAGCTCCTGCGGTGCAACGCGTCCCCCCGCGTGCATCTGCGGTGTGCGGCGATCCCGCGAGTGTTTCCACCCCCATTTCTCGACCGCTCACCGTCCGCGCGTCGACCACGTCGTCGGTTTCCGTCGACTCGAGCGTTCGGTTCGGACGGCCACCGATGCGCCGACGGCCATGTGACTCAGCCCCACCCAATTATCTTGGAATAACGACTATCAGCAAACATGATATATCACCGGACGGCGAGGCACGAGCGGTTCCCCCTCGCTCCCGAAACCGCGGTGTGGGCCGTCTCGCGGTGGTGTGTCGATTGCGGTGCAGCCCACAGTCGCCGGTTCGTTCGCAGCGCTATCAGTGTGTCGGACTCCCGCCACTTGCTTCCGTCGCCCGTGACTGGCCGCGAGCGTCCAGTTCCGTGACGCGACCGTATCCGACTCGAGCGTTCCGATCGGTGCCACCCGCTTCGCGGCGGTGCCGACCGCACGCGCGGGCACAAGCCATTGTGGCGTGGCGGTGGAACCCACCGGTATGGTCGACGAGCGATCCGCACGCGATAGTGACCCGGAACGGTACGAGTACGACGACCGCGACCGACTGGCGCCGCCGGGCTCGCCGGGCGGGGCGGCAGCGGCGGCGTCGATCCTCTGGGGACTCGCCGCCTACGTCACAACGGATTCGGTACTCGTGGCCGTGCTCGTGGCCCTCGCCGCGCTCACGACGCTCGAGGCGATCGCCGGGTTCACGAGCGAATGGCTCGAGTGATTCTCCGGGTCGTCGACTCGGGAAACGGTCTCGTCTCGCGGGGGTAACACCCAGTGACGTTTCGATCGCGGTCGGAGTGCTCACGCGAGTCGAGCCTGTCGTTCAGTCCGGCAGAACGGCCGACCGGTGCCATCGGTCCAGCGAGGGACGCGAGTCCGCGTGGCGCGTCGCAGTCGAGGGGAGTGCGCTCGGTGTCGGTCGGCAGGCCCGCGGTTCGACTCCCCGCTCGCGAGCGGCGGGGCGTTGTGTCGGTGGGACGGGGCCGGCGGCGCTACGCGTCCGACTCGGACGGCCCGACCGTGGGAATCTCGACGACCGTCTCTTCGGTCGCCTTTATCTTCTTGCCCGTCGGCGAGTAGTGGTCTCGCACGTACTCGATGCCGAAGGGGTGTTCCAGGAGCCCCCAGTACGTCATCGTCCGTTCGATCCGGCCCAGCACCCGTTTGCGAACGCTCATGGCCCTACGAGGTGACGGGAAGGACTTAGCGGTTCGCAGCGTTTCGGGCCGCGTATCGAACGGTGAGTCGTGGATCGCCTCCGGTCGTACAGCGGGGTTCAACGGGGGATCGTGCTATCGGTGCCGGTCGGCGGCGTGGGCCGGTATCGCGCCGTCCGGAGCAGTGCTACTCGGTATAGGGTTCGCAGACCTGTTCGACGCCCTCCTCGAGGTCGATCTGGGGTTCCCAGCCGGTCTCCTCGCGCATCTTGCTCGAGTCGGCGCAAGTGTCGTGGACGTACACTGAGTCGGGGATGGGGTTTGCGACGTACTCGGGGTCGATATCGGTGCCGAGTTCGTCGTTGAGCATGTCGACGAGTTCGTTGAAGCTGTAGGCGTCGCCCGTCCCGAGGTTGTAGACGCCGGTGAGTTCGTGGTCGGCCGCGAGCTCGAGGCCGCGGACGATGTCGTCGACGTGGGTGAAGTCCCGGGTCTGGGTGCCGTCGCCGTAGAGGGCCGGCGGGTTGTCGTTCGCGAGGTCGTCGGCGAACTGGGCGATCACGTTGGCGTACTCGCCCTTGTGTTCCTCGGCGCCGCCGTAGCCCTGGTAGACCGAGAAGAAGCGCATCCCGGCGACGTCCATGTCGTAGTGGTTCGCGAAGTACTCGCCGTAGCGCTCGCGGGCGAGCTTGGACGCCTCGTAGCCAGTGTTGACCGCGACGGGCATGTCCTCCGGGGAGGGTTCGGTCTGGCTGCCGTAGATCGAGGAGGTCGAGGCGTAGACGACGGTGTCACAGCCGTCCTGGCGGGCCTGGTCGACGACGTTGACGAAGCCCTCGACGTTCACGCGGGCGCCCGTCGTGGGATCCTCCTCGTGCATCGCGTAGGAGGACAGCGCTGCGAGGTGGAAGACGACGTCGACGTCCGTCGGCAGGTCGTCCTCGAGGACGCTCCGGTTGCGGTAGTCGACGGCGTCCTCGAGGTTCTCGGGCGTCCCGAGGTACTCGTCGTCGATCGCGATGACGTCGTTGTCTTCGGCGAGGTGGTTCGCTAAGTTAGAGCCGATAAAGCCTGCTCCGCCTGTTATCAGGACGCGCTGGTCTCGCATGGTACCTTCTCCACGGCCGTGCATTGAGAACGCTACGGTATTCAAACGGAGATTTCAACTCGTCGATGGCGAGCCAGTGCTCGACCGTTGCCAGATCTGTACAACCGGCGTATCGCACGGATCACATACGGCGTCGGAGTTCCCATCAACCGTCCTGAAACGAGTTTTCCTCATCGCAAAATCAGCGGGAAAGTGCCTCCAAATGCTTCAATAAATAGATACAAAGTGATGGCGCCTTCTCCTTGGCGCATGCTGTCCGATATATGGCAAAATAAGCTGATAAGCTCTTAGGGAGATATTCAGCCGATACAGATACCAAGGATTGTTTTATGAACACACAGTTCTCAAACGTAGGTGCGAATATCCGAAAAGAGATACTAGGTTCTTCACTAGTGACAGGCCAGTCACCTCAATAATAACGGATTCGTGATGCTACAATCATATCAAATATCCTCTATACTGTTCCCGTATATATAATTCTACTGTAGACCATAGCCTGATTATAAATATTGTACTTTCCTAAACCAATACTAATAAGAGGGTCGTTGTCTCCCACTAGTCACATGGATTCTATGTCCGCAGTGGTCCTCGCCGGAGGCGAGGGCTCGCGGCTGCGGCCGCTGACAAAACATCGGCCCAAGCCCCTCCTTCCGGCGGCGACGACACCGATTCTCGAGCACGTCTTCGACCAGTTGCTCGAGGCGGGCGTGACGGAGATCACTGTCGTCGTCGGCTACAGGCGTAATCGCGTCCAGGCGCATTTCGGCTCGACGTATCGGAACGTTCCACTCACGTACGTGACACAGGACCAGCAACTCGGGAGCGGCCACGCGCTGCTGACCGCCGAGTCGACGGTCGACGGGACGACCATCGTCGTCAACGGCGACCAGATCGTCGAGAGCACAGTCATTAGCGACGTGCTCGAGGCCCACGATGACAACTCGGCGGTAGCCACACTCGGTCTGCTCAACCGAGTCGATGTCAGCTCGTACGGCGGCGTCATCCTCGATGACGGTGAGGTGACCGAGATCGTCGAAAATCCACAGGACGAGCGTACGTACCGGTTCAATGCTGGGGTGTACGCGTTCGAACCGGCGATTTTCGATGCGGTTCGTGCCGCCGAACCGCGTGCGGGTGAACAGTCGCTAATCGACGCTATCAACGAGTTGCTAGCGTCCGATGAGGCAGTCCGAGGAACCGTCTCCGAGGGACTGTGGGTCGACGCGACGTACCCGTGGGACCTGCTGGATGTTTCGTTCGAACTCTTCGAAGCCGGACTGATCAACGGCAGTCGGACGGAGAACGTCGCGGAATCGGCGACAGTCCACGAATCGGCCGTCGTACGGGAACCGGTCGTGGTCGCTCCAGATTGCGAGATCGGTGCCGGCGCCGTCGTCGGACCGTACGCGTGTCTGGGCGAGAACGCGACAGTAAGATCGAACGCGGTCGTCGAACGGAGCGTCATCGACGCGGACACGCGCGTCGGTGCGTCGGCCACCGTGGTCGACTGCGTCACCGGTGTCGGCGCCTCGATCGGTAACGGGACGACGATCCCCGGCGGTCCTGGCGACGTTAGAGTCGGCGACCGGATCTTCGAGGACGAGTCCCTCGGCGCGCTGCTCGGCGATCGAGTCGACGATCAGGGCGGCTGTACGTACGTGCCGGGCGCCGTCGTGGGTCCGGAGGTAAC containing:
- a CDS encoding WbqC family protein, which produces MSTFDEGTSDGRSYHTDDFTVAIHQPNYLPWLGYFHKIHRSDVFVFLDTVEYTSNSWINRNKIKTPDGWTWLTVPVRGSSRSIADAEIADDSWRTSHEKSLQQNYGKAVYFDEVSEIFEQTYAQSWELLCELNIFLVRTLADRLGLECRFVRSSDLDVDATSSERIVDLCDELGADRYFSGTGARSYNDRTQFEAADIALEYQSIDHPQYEQRFGDFVPNLSIVDALMNLGADGTYDLLHSITDHE
- a CDS encoding NAD-dependent epimerase/dehydratase family protein, with translation MRDQRVLITGGAGFIGSNLANHLAEDNDVIAIDDEYLGTPENLEDAVDYRNRSVLEDDLPTDVDVVFHLAALSSYAMHEEDPTTGARVNVEGFVNVVDQARQDGCDTVVYASTSSIYGSQTEPSPEDMPVAVNTGYEASKLARERYGEYFANHYDMDVAGMRFFSVYQGYGGAEEHKGEYANVIAQFADDLANDNPPALYGDGTQTRDFTHVDDIVRGLELAADHELTGVYNLGTGDAYSFNELVDMLNDELGTDIDPEYVANPIPDSVYVHDTCADSSKMREETGWEPQIDLEEGVEQVCEPYTE
- a CDS encoding sugar phosphate nucleotidyltransferase, which encodes MDSMSAVVLAGGEGSRLRPLTKHRPKPLLPAATTPILEHVFDQLLEAGVTEITVVVGYRRNRVQAHFGSTYRNVPLTYVTQDQQLGSGHALLTAESTVDGTTIVVNGDQIVESTVISDVLEAHDDNSAVATLGLLNRVDVSSYGGVILDDGEVTEIVENPQDERTYRFNAGVYAFEPAIFDAVRAAEPRAGEQSLIDAINELLASDEAVRGTVSEGLWVDATYPWDLLDVSFELFEAGLINGSRTENVAESATVHESAVVREPVVVAPDCEIGAGAVVGPYACLGENATVRSNAVVERSVIDADTRVGASATVVDCVTGVGASIGNGTTIPGGPGDVRVGDRIFEDESLGALLGDRVDDQGGCTYVPGAVVGPEVTVEAGATVRGTLSEGTEVRS